Part of the Plasmodium knowlesi strain H genome assembly, chromosome: 11 genome is shown below.
AACTACAGCACATGTGGAATGATGGAGGACCACAGAACTTTCCACGACAGAGAACATAGCATCACAGATCACATTCTGCCTCACGAGAGCACCAACAAGGTTAGCCTaaggaggaataaaaagcACAAGGGGCACGCTGATGAGGGTAATAAACACCGAGGGGAGGAAGGTGAAATGGACATGGAAATGGAAAGCGAAAACGAATACGAAAATGGACTTGTAGGTGGAATTGAAAGCGGAAGAAACGTCTTAGGCCTTTACAGAAGAAATGGCCccaatgaaaaaatgttaagaaTAAAAACTCGTGGAAATTTGAACAACATCTTTCTCGCCGACTCGATAAATAATAACGTGTGAAAGGGATGGGTGGTCCATATTATCTGAGGCGTAAAGCCAAGAGATGTGGAAAAGGCGTCTTTATCCAATTGACACGGAAGAAGAGATAAGTCGATTTTGTACCAAGACCAGAGAAACATTCCACCTCATTTATGCCACCACGGCATTGTCCTgcggtttttttttttttttttttttttctgaaaaaagggaaaaggatgaaTCACCGCaacttttaaattaaaaaatgaaggagtgAATCGCGCGCACATTTGGGATTACATATACCATCCTGCCGTTTCTACTTTTGGTAAAAATTCCGTCGCTCCGGAATGAACtgcactttttttgttcatcgTCGAGCAtttcacattttaaaaatagaagaagaaatgtgtGACCAACCTGGAGTCCACGACAAGGTGAGCATTTCTTGTATCTCTATTTGTTGCGTCTTGTTTTATGTAATCCCCCATGTAGACGACCGACCGGCACATCCACCTCATCCCCATTTTCCTTATCTTTAGCATAATTACTGctagggggaggggggtaaGTTGTGCCATTCTTCTGTGCATGTCTTTGGCCTTATTCGGCGTGAAAAGGTTCTCACCTTCTGCATGAAagaatgtatatgtacacggGTACATTACGTGGTAGTACTCCTCCACGTGAGAAGGCCcccccttatttttttttgtgacgaTTTTTTCCCGAAATTCATGCATATTCTACAAcagtgaaaatttttgttttatgtaCCGCGTAATGTAATCTTATGGAAGGAGTAGCAAACGATGGTGACGCCCGTGAAGGTCGTTGCGGTTTTATGAGTATGATGACCACCGTAATGGCCTTCCTAATGGCCTTCCTAATGGCCTTCCTAATGGCCTTCATAATTGTGTACCGCTGTGATGATCGGCTTGATTGCTCTCACTGTGGTCCTTGCGTGGCTAAATCAACACATGCCTGACGCTTTCAAAAGGTGGCTAATCCGCGCCAAGCTCCTTTTTGAAACAGGGCAACTCCTCCGTGTGTATATACCATGtcaatacatatataaaaagctTATGTGTGCACCCATAATATGTGAGCGAATTTGATGATGCTGCTGCTGCTGCTTTGGGTGTAGACCCTCACACAAgcttttaactttttttaaaaaaatgatgttaATCCTGTCTCTTAATCCATGTCtccgaattttttttttttttttttttttttttttttttttttttacataactAGCGTAATTTTTACTCCTCCCTGTCTTTCCTGATATATCTGTCCCTTCTCTTTACATTGGCTAACTTTTGTTTTAAATTCCGTTTTTACGTATTAATATTATGTTACAGGGGTGCGAAATCATGCACAAGGATCATGTGATATAGCAATGGttgaagaaagggaaaaggaatttaGGGGGGGATATATGtggcccctttttttctctcatacAGAAATATGCTCTGGGcaattttcccaatttttcgGGTATAACACACCGAGCAAGGCAAATAAAACATGGGCTGGATTGggattttcccattttctgGGGGAGGGGCATTATTCTTATATAAACACTCCCTCTTTACTTTTGCTCACACGAAAtgtcttctttttatttattttttatcataaaaAGCTTAGTGCGATTAAAAACcgttttaattaaaaaaaaaaaaaaaaaaaaaaaaaaaaaacatcactTGTGTGattcaaaaattaaaaagtactAATATGATATACTTATTAAAACGATGCATGGCGGTTTTCTTTCCaacgttttaaaaaaaaaaaaagtaatttcCGCAGTGTGATTGATGGTCCTTTACACTCGCCTGGAATATGCGGCCCATATATATGAGCATGTGCACGGGGAGATAAAATGTTTTGCTTTCCTTTGGCTAATTACTAACtagtttctttttcttttttcttttttcttttttaagcaTCCCCTGCTCCCCTTATTTACGACTCCGTggtgtacataaaaatggaaggattTCCCGGGTTGGCTAATTTATAAATATCTGTATCGTCAATGTGGGatttatttgtattttccaTAATGTGAATATCTCCAAGGTTTAAACTCCTCCTTATAAATTCTACGTTGTTCTTTATAAGTTGTATTTCATCATAGGGAAGACTGAGCTCGTACTGGTTGTTGTTGAGGGTAACGTTGTCCTTCACTAGAAAAGTAGCAAAGCTTaagatttcttttttctcatttttcggCAATTTATTTACATAATCGTTTTGCACCAAAAGGTTGATATAGTTAGTGGgcaattttttatcttcactgTTGTTAATAATTCTGTTAAGAATTTCGATGattcttttttgtgtgtcgTTGTACTCCTTGGCAACGTAGACGATGGCTTTGAACTTGGTTCCCTCGTCATCATCCTCCTTGTTGTCTATGTCCTTCTGCTCGTCTGGCGTGCCGGTCTCATCTGGTGCGCGCTTCGCGCCGCTTCCGGCAGCGTTGGCACTTGTGGTACCCTTGACGCCCTTCTGCTTGTTGTTCTTGTTAATTACCTTATCGTACGATTTCCTAAAAATCTCGACAACGTTAAGGAGGTTGTTGTACTGCTTGTGCATAACGATAGAGTAACTGGTGTCGTCAGAGGAAGGCCACTTTTGGTTGACGAGAAAATCCTCCTtctttaatatatatgtccaaATATGTTCCGTGACATGGGGAATGAGGGGGTGGATGATCAGGCAAATTCTTTCTATAAAAAAGTTAACTGTCTCTTTGTGCATGTGAATTTTATCACACATAATTCGGTACGTATCTCTTTTCAGAAGCATATCGTAGAAGCCATACTTGAGAACATCCCTGAATAGAAGTTTCTCATAGGATTCCTTACACTTATTGGTAAGATagtttatttcattttcgaaaatggaatcgataaatgttttttctccacatcgGAATATGTAAACATTATTTTTAGTTTCGATGGAAAAGTTTATTAAATTATACAACTTCATAATGGCACTATTCGCTGTATCCGTGTTGAAGTTTGCATCCTCAATTGAATCACCTGCATCTGCCAAAGCGATCCTAGTCCCGTCACTTGTGTACTGATTTATACTTTCTTttaatgtaataaaatttcctttacttttcgacattttctctttatttaCTAGAACATGTCCGTTACAGAAAAATGACTttggaaaatatttaatcGTTTTGTGTGCATCCAAATCGAGCTGATCAATTTCGTTTAGAATTTCTCCTTGTCGCTCTAAGATGCTCTTCTCATCATTCGTCTCCTTCTGTTTGTTGTTGTATATTTTATCACCCCAAATAGCTACGTGGTTGAATAAAGCCATTGTTAAATGGTTAAAGATTAAGTCCTTGCCTGATATTCTCACGTCGAATGGGTACCAGTACTGAAACTCCCTTCTCATCCTTTGCAACTTGTCCACACTAATATTTTTACTGATTTTTTCTGTGTCATCACTTATGTCAAAAACGTAGTCGAAGAAGGCATCGTTAAGATCTGCCGCGTCGATGTCCAGGAGACCTCGCACACTTCCATCCACGTTTCCCTGTAGGAAGTGGCTGATCGTGTAGTACGCCATGTAGATCGTCGAATCGGATAAACTTTCAATTAGTTCCTTCCCCGAGTCAGCTCCAGGCTGagtcattccttctccctcaCTCCTAAGTTTTGTAATGATATCACTACCCTCTTTAGCATCTCCTACCATTCCCTCCGCCTGCATCTTAGCCGTGCTACTACCCTGTGACATTGTTCCTTCTTggccttcccccccctgttgTAGCGCATTGAAATCGGGCATTTGTGTTCCGAGCCCATAGGCCCTACTACAGGACCAGTCATCAAGCCAAAAAATCACATGTTGTAATTGCTTGTGTAATACCTCATTATAGGTTTGGAAattattcttcttcatctgaATCAGtacctcttttttaaaatccaAGTTACCATAATTAATATACCATTGGTTGCATAACGCAGCAATACACTTGGCATTATTTCTGTCCATGACTAGCACCTCGGGTTCGCTGTACAAGAAGCcctcattattttttataatgtaCTGCTTTACTAACTTTCTACAATTGTAAATTTTCATGCCTTTATATGGTTCCACCGTCATTGTGCCTTCAAAATACTGTTTCTTATATAAGGTCTCTTTAACTTTCTGTAGCTTGGCATCTTTAtatgaagatattttttccatttcgtaaAAATACTTGCCCGTGTTGTCCCCGATATCTGGTAATTGAATACAGGAGAAACTTTCATTGTGCAAAAATTCGTCTTTCAGATTGTACTTTTCACAATAGTATGCTTGCTTTCTTCTTATATCCTGCAGACACGCATAGTCGTCGGCGCTGTCACTAGATACACATGGGACGATGGCTGTGGcgatattcatttttatggtGGTCATCGGAAGAATGTATAAATCCTTCTTTTCTGATAAATTTGAGTAGGTTCGCAATCCGACAAGctcctccccttttattttcatcaggATAAGGAGGTCGCTAAAGGGGGATAAGGTATCTTCTGTACCACGTGTGCCTTTGCCACTGTGGGAGTTGAGCGAGTCGGTGCAGTGGTCACTTGACTGACCAGTCGCCTTGGAAGAACCACAAGAGCCTTTCGAAAGCATAGGTATTACACCCTGATAGGCCAAATTGTACAAGCTATTCTCtgaacatatgtacacattttcacAAGAATCGATGATCTCATCCCTTGTCATAACATTGTTCACGTAGTTCTTATCCCCATAGTGCAACCTCTGTTTGTTGAACCCTAAGGTAACGTAGTAATACTCACCTGGGTTCACGAAGGTGTAATTCTGTCCATATGCTGTTTCTGGTTTTAATGTACTAGCAAggaggataatttttttctggctAAAGAAGTTCTCATtgacattttcattttttaaagaatccttctcattcagttttttatttcttaaataaATTTCGTAAAATTCCTTATAatcatgtacatatattttgatGAGTGTGAATTCCTGGCATTtcactccttctccttcagaTCTCTCATGATCCGCACAGGCCTGATTATTCACTCGGCTGAAGATGGTGATTCTGCTCCCGTAATAAATTAGGTTCTTCTTATAAAGGCTGTTGAAATGCCAATTCACAAATTTATCGTAATATGGATTCATGTTGGTGGTGATGAAGGATCGCCTCCAGTCACAAAAGAGACCTAAAGAACTCAAATGTTCCTTCGctttggaggaaaaataataacaccAATATTGTGGCTTTTGGAAATGGTGaatttcttcatcacttATATCCATTTGCTTCATAATTTCATATTGTGTATTCTGTTTGGATCCCTTTGATTGTTGCTTACTTTTGTTGGACCTGAAAACCGTTGCATctgtctgtttttttttttctggctCTTGCTCCAGCTTGGTGGTCGCAAGAAGGTTTGCATCCAGCTCGTTTTTATCATTGGTAATATCGCTTTTATTACCCTCTGAGGATTTTCCCagaacttttccttttaactcgTTCTTTAATTTATCAGCACACACCACAATCGGTGTGCCTGTGCAGTGAAAAGCAAATGGGAGCAACACATTCTGGCATGTCATATTTTTGTAACGGATAAGGAACTCCAACTTACTCAACGTGAAGGCATGGCCTATGTGTAACAATCCATTCATGTATGGGTAGGGGAAATTACCCGTGAACCTCGACTCATTATTATCAATGAATTCCTTTTCGTACACATTATGTTCCTTCCATAAATTCTGAATGTTCTTTTCTATGTTCAGTAGGTTCATTCGCCGTGCCATGGTTAGCTATTAGTATGATCTGGCGAGGAAGTCAAGTGTTTTATGTAGGTGAGCATAACCAGCGTACAGCGTGATTACACCACATGGAGCACTTGGGATGCGGCGCCCTCGTGTGCGTCTGTTCGGGCGAGAGGGACAAAAACTGGTAAGAAAAGTTCTTGTGGCAGAGGCAAGGCAAAAAGGAGCGCTTCTCAGTCTGAATGGAAGATCAACTGGCAGTCCAATTTTGTGGTACTATTGCATCCCCCCTTTGTAGCCAATCCAATTGCCCATTTCGATCCCTCCCAGTAGCCGCACCCACTTACTGCACGTTCACGCTGGGTAAGAGCCACGTGTGCAGACTCCAGCtgcaacaaaaaacaaaacaaatggaGTGGAACAAAGCTCCGAACCTATCGTTCAAAAGATATATGCATAAACGTACAAATCGACTTGGCTGCTGAGCTCCTGACGATATTATCGTATGGACACCTGTGTTCACGCCACAGCTTATCCACGTTCCCCCGCGTGCGTATAATGCGTCGAAAGGAGCTTTGTTATAAACGGTCGGTCgccgtacatatgtataggAAGCAGGTTGGGGGggcaggaggaggaaaagcgTACTCATATATAACAtgtacataaaataaaaatataaacatagcaatatgtataaatatataaaaatatatatataaagagtACGATGAAAAAGTTGTgaaacattaaaaaaaaaaaaaaaaaaaaaaaaaaaaaaaaatgcttaaaaaaaatatgaacaggcaaggtaaaaaatggaaaaaaaaaaaaaaaaaaaaaaaaaaaaaacgcatacaaaatatgtatatgtggtGAGCAcgtgcatatacataaatgagaTGTACATTATATCTCTTCATATGCGTATTCGTTCGTGATGCTTCTACGTACTTAgtttttcgtttctttctGGGTTATAAAGAGGTTTGGAATGGAACTTGTCGCATCACCTTAAATTTCGGGACGACAATTTCGCGAAAAAACGGAGATGTTTTCTTCAATTCCTTCATCCGCTGTTCTCACGGCCATAGATATTTTATGTGCGGGGAAAACACAGCACTGAGGAGCATAATGGGTAAGGGGCGCACCGGAACTACGTGcaatggcatttttttttttttttttttttttttttttgttgagtGAAGGAGGATGGGAATTAAAAGGTAGGTTAATATATATGGGCGTTTTGTTTCACTAcacggtgtacatgtatatgtccatcagtacatgtatatatccTTTGGGGGGATGGCCGTGTTCACTCTCCGCTGACCGATTTAGCATGGCTAACTTTTGTAATGCACAATCACATATTCACGTGTGCATTTCAGTTGGAGGTTTTGACCCTGCAGAGATGTAACAATATAATACTCCATGCATGATGTGGGAACCCTCACATCCTTGCATGAACTGCGCGTTGCTCCTACACCTGTTCAGTTAGGCATTTCCGCAGTCCTCCCATTCCTACCGTTGctgcttttctttcacttgaatttttttacgaCCTAATTTTGGGCATGTTCGCCCCCCCTCCATCACATGTGTAGTGCGCCGTTTTCCCCACAGGGCATATGTGCGCACGTATCAACAGGGGGCGGGTAGGGGAAAAGTGCCATCTTAAGAGAAGGATCTCCATACATTTCGTACATTACGTACATTTCGTACATTACGTACATTACGTACATTATGTACATTGCATACATTTCGTACATTTTGATGCACCTTCTATAAGCCATATGAGTGTCATTCTTTTTGTGGAACTGTACAAAGAAACATTTAGTGATCATACCACCACGTGATTGTttcatatgtgtgtgtaaattGGTACTTCAGGGGGACATAACataagtacacatacatatgatGCGTAACTCATTTGGCATACTTGAGTTGACCTTCCAGTCATGTGCAAAGGGGTAAACGTGAATGCATGACTGGGTGGGAGGACcttcatttgttccttccaCTGGCTACCCAAGTGTGggtatattatatatatatgcgcacatgTATGAACCAAATGGATCATAACGGATAGAGAAAAGGAATCCACAGTTTGTTCGTAACATATCTttgctttccccctttcgAAAAACACtgctttttatttccgcCACTTtggcaaatatatattttcctctttttacaTGCGGAAAGTGAAATTCATCCCAACCAGTGTATGCCATCCGTCTGTCccaccccccttttgttCTGTATGCCTTCCATGCGTAATGCGTTCcattatcatttaaaatatgCATCCTGGGCTAAATGACCCCCGCACGGTGCGTCTACTTTTGCAGCAGTCCAACGATCACACATAAACCATTCTATATGACGGAAATGCAAAATGGCGACTGCGCGTTCGTGTCCCCCCCGGTTGCTGCTATCGctgtttattttcttcttgttccAGGTCTCCCTTTCCTTTGTTCCCCCGAAAATGAACTCAAAGTCCCTGACTGTTGGCTCACGTAACTatgtaatggaaaaaaaaaaaaaaaaaaaaaaatagacaatACGCGATACTCATATGTAGTGTGGCGTCTTTTCCTCACGTGAACAAAGTGTGTTGGTCGCATTCTTTcaattatctttttttttttttttttttttttttttctgtgcgtTATGCTCCGAGTGCATCTCCTAGTGTGTACTACGCCATGTGTAGCGATACGTTTTCCCCCGAATGGAGTCAACTTGGGAAAATGGCATTCACTCGATGATGATGCAACACGCGTGGGGGTGCACTCCTTCCTAAGTGAGAACGCCGGAAGGAcccattacacatatacatgttaACAAACACGCAAAAACTGCGGATAGTTGATTACCCTCTTGTACACACATCTACACATGAGATTGCTTTCCTCCTCCCTTTTCCCAAGTAGCATAGCCAATGgcagagaaaaaagggaagaatgcAAAGGAGCCCCTTGACCATTCGCGCGTCGCCCAATTTTTTAACGAGCATAATTACCCCCCTGTCGaatgaaaacataaaaaagtacTTTGTCCTCCGATGCCTGTCTCGCATATGCGTATCGTTAAGTAGCGCCTTCTCCCTAAATGCAAAAATACACTTGTATAGGAAGAATAATGATAATCTATTGCTCACTCAAGTGCTAATATACAATGAGGTTCTCGTGAAGGTGTTGAAAATTTGTTGGCTCTACAAGCTAAGATCATTTGTTGATAGtaatataaaattttgtaGAATATTATCGACTGTCTTTTATGTCATTGGTATTTATTTGGACTTACTGTCTACActggatttttttaaaaattccttctttttcccttgcaTGTTTCATGTCCTTTCTTCTACCCTTAAAAGTTTAAGTATCATGACATATGCATCCATCCGGTCTGCCACTTACCTCCGTCTGTGTGAAATGCTCAACAAGCAGAACGAGAGTGTCGTCCCCTGCGTACTTGATCATTTTAAACGAGCAGGCAGGGTGGAACCCACGAATGATCACTTAGTCACTGAGGACCAAAGTCGGGAACGTAGAGATAACGTAaagttgaaggaggaaaaggtagCAACTCACTTGGGGGAAGATACACACGTGTCTGTTGTTGGTGCAGAACAGGGAGATACCCCTCCGGTCAGTTTGTCAAATGGAATATCCCAAATTGAACGTAGCAACTACTGCAGCAGTGATGCTAATAACTCCGTCAACAACGCGAAGAAGACGTACTTTATTGGCGAAGTCAGCGTCCTCACCGATTTACTGAACTCCCTCGTAGACCTCCTCACCGTTGTACTTCTCACACGGGCGACCAAGTATattaagaacaaaatttatttttacttcctcctgtcttcactccatttgtttttttcttacaagGAGTTGCAGTGCTTGTTGAAGTAGATCATCGAGGGTGGAGTTATCACACTTTCACAGTGAAGATCACTCTGGGGAAATGTACAGTCCGACCAGTTGGGCAGAGTGTCCCCTGACCTTCCCATTTCGAATTTGTTAATCCTTTCATTAAAAGGGGCTTtaccttttaattttttttttttttttttttcgttttttgttcatacattttttcttttttgttcatatattttttcttttttggcgTTATTTGGAATAGTTTTccacctgaacggttcatgtagctagctatttttttattattattttttatttttaattcgttTGCACATGAAAGAATTGCTTCTCAGCATTCTTTCCCATTtgtctcttttattttattttttaaacattgaAATGTTCTGTctattattttactttttaaacATTAAAATGTTCACGTGTTTGAATAAAAATGGTTTATTTAACTTGAGCagttgttcataatttttctgtACAAAATATGTGTCCTTGTAAAGCGTGTCGGAACGGGGGTGGGGGAAATCGCAGGTAAGGTTAGCAAAGGTTGGCACTACTGGGCTGTTCACATGGGCAGAGTATCTGTCCGTGTGGTGTTGCAATCGGCGGCTGCACTCACCCAGGGGCGGTGAGTCAAAACTTGGATTAGCCTTAATCATTCCCCTTCATGCAAACAACATCCATCACCCCCAACCATTTGCAAAAACCTATGTGTGACTTAAAAGTCGGAACACGAGCAGGTACATCCATGATGTGTACTTATATGCACACGTCCCACATGATGCAGCTTCTGATACGTGCAAcgacgaacaaaaaaaaaaaaaaaaaaaaaaaaaaaaagagcgacGGGCTAGTTAGTTTACCCTACCCCACCCCACCCATTCCATTCTTCTGtttattttactttcccccttttaaatCGGTATGGGCATCTTTGATTGGCTTCCCCGCGGTTGTCCTTAGCTGCACTATTAACATATAAACTGGATATACCTTACAACGGGGATGTGGGGGGTAACTCATGCATATTTCAGTCTTCCTCCGGGTAGGTATAGGGGCAGTCGATGTAGAGTTTCtgcgaaagaaaaatttgggCGATGTGGTTATCTACACATGGCGGGGAAAGCGGGAGAAGCGGAAGGAGGCAGGTATGGCGGCATGTCTGCTTTGCGAAATATTAGGCGCACACCACTCATGCTTACCCCCTTGTTTATCTTCTTCCAAAAATTGTTAAACCACACACCCCAAAAGTAAGATGTGATACAGCCGCCCGTTACGACGAACATCCAATAGCGACTGTTGTGCTTCAGTATATGGTCATAGATtctgaaaaagggggggaagttGGAAGGACCAAATGAACATGATCGGGTGTGTACACTTACGTGTACGTGCTTATGTGTTAACTGCAAAGTTGCCGCACTTccgcacacatatgtacgtagACGGAGAGGAGAAAGACGGTGTACACTTCCTACTTGGTCTTATTCAGGGCATGGAAAAAGGGGTTGAAAATGTCCTTGCCCTTCCTACTCTTGGCAAGCGATTTCCAGATGAACTTGGGGTAGGTGTCACTGAATGGACTTCCGAAAACCACTataggaaggggaaaaaaaaggaaaaaaatgtgtttagGCGTGTTATCACCCTATTGGAGGACTTCACCCTTGCCGTGACAAAGAGATACTGATATGTTTTTTATGCATTCTTTGCGCGGACTGTACTGGAACAGGCATGTACTATGTGTtacgtacttttttttatgcttttcCAAGTTAACAgttttctttatctttttcttttttttttccaagtagTGTTTATATGGTCATATAATGGTTACTATTTCGAGGTGTGAAGTAAAAAGTTTTGGCGATGAACATGTTAAAGTTtaggcaggaaaaaaaaaaaaaaaaaaaaaaaaaaaaaaaagcgttgGCACCTCTGATGGTTGATTCCTCCTCACAGCGGGAATAGCACAAAGATTTAGTAAGCGAGGTGAAGAAAGTTCTACTA
Proteins encoded:
- a CDS encoding leucine--tRNA ligase, putative, translated to MARRMNLLNIEKNIQNLWKEHNVYEKEFIDNNESRFTGNFPYPYMNGLLHIGHAFTLSKLEFLIRYKNMTCQNVLLPFAFHCTGTPIVVCADKLKNELKGKVLGKSSEGNKSDITNDKNELDANLLATTKLEQEPEKKKQTDATVFRSNKSKQQSKGSKQNTQYEIMKQMDISDEEIHHFQKPQYWCYYFSSKAKEHLSSLGLFCDWRRSFITTNMNPYYDKFVNWHFNSLYKKNLIYYGSRITIFSRVNNQACADHERSEGEGVKCQEFTLIKIYVHDYKEFYEIYLRNKKLNEKDSLKNENVNENFFSQKKIILLASTLKPETAYGQNYTFVNPGEYYYVTLGFNKQRLHYGDKNYVNNVMTRDEIIDSCENVYICSENSLYNLAYQGVIPMLSKGSCGSSKATGQSSDHCTDSLNSHSGKGTRGTEDTLSPFSDLLILMKIKGEELVGLRTYSNLSEKKDLYILPMTTIKMNIATAIVPCVSSDSADDYACLQDIRRKQAYYCEKYNLKDEFLHNESFSCIQLPDIGDNTGKYFYEMEKISSYKDAKLQKVKETLYKKQYFEGTMTVEPYKGMKIYNCRKLVKQYIIKNNEGFLYSEPEVLVMDRNNAKCIAALCNQWYINYGNLDFKKEVLIQMKKNNFQTYNEVLHKQLQHVIFWLDDWSCSRAYGLGTQMPDFNALQQGGEGQEGTMSQGSSTAKMQAEGMVGDAKEGSDIITKLRSEGEGMTQPGADSGKELIESLSDSTIYMAYYTISHFLQGNVDGSVRGLLDIDAADLNDAFFDYVFDISDDTEKISKNISVDKLQRMRREFQYWYPFDVRISGKDLIFNHLTMALFNHVAIWGDKIYNNKQKETNDEKSILERQGEILNEIDQLDLDAHKTIKYFPKSFFCNGHVLVNKEKMSKSKGNFITLKESINQYTSDGTRIALADAGDSIEDANFNTDTANSAIMKLYNLINFSIETKNNVYIFRCGEKTFIDSIFENEINYLTNKCKESYEKLLFRDVLKYGFYDMLLKRDTYRIMCDKIHMHKETVNFFIERICLIIHPLIPHVTEHIWTYILKKEDFLVNQKWPSSDDTSYSIVMHKQYNNLLNVVEIFRKSYDKVINKNNKQKGVKGTTSANAAGSGAKRAPDETGTPDEQKDIDNKEDDDEGTKFKAIVYVAKEYNDTQKRIIEILNRIINNSEDKKLPTNYINLLVQNDYVNKLPKNEKKEILSFATFLVKDNVTLNNNQYELSLPYDEIQLIKNNVEFIRRSLNLGDIHIMENTNKSHIDDTDIYKLANPGNPSIFMYTTES
- a CDS encoding cytochrome b-c1 complex subunit 9, putative; this translates as MVFGSPFSDTYPKFIWKSLAKSRKGKDIFNPFFHALNKTKIYDHILKHNSRYWMFVVTGGCITSYFWGVWFNNFWKKINKGKLYIDCPYTYPEED